Proteins from a genomic interval of Selenomonadales bacterium:
- a CDS encoding phosphomethylpyrimidine synthase ThiC, which translates to ALAIDPEKAKRYRKARNEEKAEACSMCGDYCAVKIVGEYLGKPGGHC; encoded by the coding sequence GCGCTTGCTATCGATCCCGAGAAAGCAAAACGATATCGCAAAGCTCGCAATGAAGAAAAAGCAGAAGCCTGCTCGATGTGCGGCGATTATTGCGCCGTTAAGATCGTCGGAGAATATCTCGGCAAACCGGGCGGACATTGCTGA